A genomic region of Papaver somniferum cultivar HN1 chromosome 7, ASM357369v1, whole genome shotgun sequence contains the following coding sequences:
- the LOC113299744 gene encoding uncharacterized protein LOC113299744, whose translation MEAFMDAYTDFLPRLSAFSLCKQIDVGYTLFKVYRAKCTHLGALLEGARQEYALAIVQQPSSSNAASVAKISSLEDDLRKTQRSLEACLLALERANIVAKLAEDGSKAADSALAAESSKDIGLQEQLVGANAKITRLEGQISSLEISR comes from the exons atggaggcttttaTGGACGCCTACACCGATTTCCTTCCTCGTCTCTCAGCATTCTCA CTTTgcaagcagatcgatgttggttataccttattcaaggtctatagagctaagtgtactcacttgggTGCTCTGTTGGAAGgtgctcgtcaagaatatgcgcTTGCTATCGTGCAACAACCTTCGTCGAGTAATGCTGCTTCTGTTGCTAAGATATCCTCATTGGAGGACGATCTGAGAAAGACTCAGAGATCCCTGGAGGCTTGTCTGctggctcttgagagagctaatatTGTTGCCAAGCTTGCTGAAGATGGGAGCAAAGCTGCCGATTCTGCCTTAGCTGCTGAGTCTTCTAAAGACATAG gtctccaggagcagctAGTGGGTGCAAATGCCAAGATTACTCGTCTTGAGGGTCAaatatcttcgttggagatatctcgctaa